A genomic stretch from Deinococcus cellulosilyticus NBRC 106333 = KACC 11606 includes:
- a CDS encoding DEAD/DEAH box helicase family protein, translated as MARASTLTFDRGTLILHPPPKGHDWAQFVHWDERIEKFRLPAHQYRAFLEAMRSAGIEVKDQARNFQDLNLSLPEIQPFEHQQQALAAWKQAGRRGVVVLPTGSGKTILAYLAMHSTPRSTLICVPTLDLMHQWYAGLLKTFPETQVGLLGGGSRDEAPILVSTYDSAAIHAERLGSQFALHIYDECHHLPTEFYQVISDYSIAPYRLGLTATLERSDGRHELLQTLIGPTVYKRTPEQLSGGVLAPFREVQIKVTLSAEERQEYDRLIAERNSFLRDQGIGLGTLDGWQRFVKQSARSKAGRAAMLAHRSAREIAFGTSGKLRVLSDLLTRHQGERTVIFTDDNATVYKISEQFLIPAITHQTPVKERHATLERFRSGDYPVIVTSRVLNEGVDVPEASIGMVLSGTSTQREYIQRLGRILRRKEGKEAILYEVISEGTSEERVSDRRRGVEEPRKPSTPVKGLEQGTVDLTAPVRWEDL; from the coding sequence ATGGCCCGAGCATCCACCCTGACTTTTGACCGGGGCACCCTGATCCTGCATCCCCCACCGAAGGGGCATGACTGGGCTCAGTTTGTGCACTGGGACGAACGCATCGAGAAATTTCGCCTGCCTGCCCACCAGTACCGTGCCTTCCTGGAAGCCATGCGGAGCGCTGGCATTGAAGTCAAAGACCAGGCCCGCAACTTTCAGGACCTGAACCTGTCTTTGCCGGAAATCCAGCCCTTCGAGCACCAGCAACAGGCCCTTGCCGCCTGGAAACAGGCCGGACGAAGGGGTGTGGTGGTGCTGCCCACAGGCTCTGGAAAGACCATCCTGGCCTATCTGGCCATGCACTCCACTCCCAGAAGCACCCTGATCTGTGTCCCGACCCTGGACCTCATGCACCAGTGGTACGCGGGCCTCCTCAAGACCTTCCCTGAAACCCAGGTGGGTTTGCTGGGAGGGGGCAGCAGAGATGAAGCCCCGATTCTGGTGTCCACCTATGACAGTGCGGCCATTCATGCAGAACGTCTGGGAAGCCAGTTTGCCCTGCACATCTACGATGAGTGCCACCACCTTCCCACCGAGTTCTATCAGGTCATCTCCGATTACAGCATTGCTCCATATCGTCTGGGGCTCACGGCAACACTGGAACGCTCAGATGGTCGGCATGAACTGCTGCAGACCCTGATTGGCCCGACAGTCTACAAGCGCACCCCCGAACAGCTTTCAGGTGGGGTTCTGGCCCCTTTCCGTGAGGTGCAGATCAAGGTGACCCTCTCTGCGGAAGAACGGCAGGAATATGACCGCCTGATTGCAGAACGCAACAGCTTTCTGCGGGATCAGGGTATCGGTCTGGGAACGCTGGATGGCTGGCAACGTTTTGTGAAGCAGAGCGCCCGTTCAAAAGCTGGACGTGCAGCCATGCTGGCCCACCGCAGTGCCCGTGAAATTGCTTTTGGAACTTCGGGAAAACTGCGGGTGCTTTCAGACCTGCTCACAAGGCATCAGGGGGAGCGCACCGTGATCTTCACAGACGACAATGCCACCGTTTACAAGATTTCCGAGCAGTTCCTGATTCCAGCCATCACCCACCAGACCCCGGTCAAAGAACGCCATGCCACACTTGAAAGGTTCCGTTCTGGCGATTACCCGGTGATCGTGACCTCCCGGGTCCTCAATGAAGGGGTGGATGTGCCTGAAGCCTCCATTGGGATGGTGCTGTCAGGCACCTCCACGCAGAGGGAATACATCCAGCGTCTCGGGCGAATCCTGCGCCGCAAGGAAGGCAAAGAAGCGATCCTGTACGAAGTGATCAGCGAGGGAACTTCTGAAGAACGGGTGTCTGACCGCAGGAGAGGCGTGGAAGAACCCAGAAAGCCTTCTACCCCTGTCAAAGGGCTGGAACAGGGAACCGTCGATCTCACTGCCCCAGTGCGCTGGGAGGACCTGTGA
- a CDS encoding cytochrome-c peroxidase, whose amino-acid sequence MNRMIPLVLLGVVCISAAPTLLPPVPANNPMTPEKIKLGKKLFYDPILSADGKVSCASCHNPDLAFADHQAVSPGVEGRKGVRNAPTLTNVAFRKSFFFEGGAKSLELQAMGPLTDHNEMASDVDSVVKKLKAHPEYPALFKEVFQAAPTMQHVVEAIASFERTLISNNSPFDRFQRGDLKALTDAQKRGMELFFDQADCFHCHTGSNFTDELPHNTALNVFDEDQGLARLTLKDEDIGKFKTPTLRNIALTAPYMHDGSKATLREAVEHYNKGGESNLNADPLMRPLGLTDDQIDDLVAFMESLTDEDFVRNPEFREAK is encoded by the coding sequence ATGAACCGAATGATCCCACTGGTGTTGCTGGGGGTGGTGTGCATTTCTGCAGCCCCCACCCTGCTTCCCCCGGTGCCTGCCAACAACCCCATGACGCCCGAGAAAATCAAACTCGGGAAGAAACTCTTCTATGATCCCATCCTCAGTGCAGATGGGAAAGTGTCCTGTGCCAGTTGCCACAACCCTGACCTGGCGTTTGCAGACCATCAGGCTGTGTCTCCAGGGGTGGAGGGCCGCAAGGGGGTGCGCAATGCGCCAACCCTCACCAATGTGGCTTTTCGCAAGAGCTTCTTCTTTGAGGGGGGAGCAAAAAGCCTGGAACTGCAGGCGATGGGCCCCCTCACCGACCACAATGAGATGGCCTCGGATGTGGATTCCGTTGTGAAAAAACTGAAGGCACATCCTGAATATCCTGCGCTCTTCAAAGAGGTGTTTCAGGCTGCGCCCACCATGCAGCATGTGGTGGAGGCCATTGCCAGCTTTGAGCGCACCCTGATCAGCAACAACAGCCCATTTGACCGCTTCCAGCGTGGAGACCTGAAGGCCCTTACCGATGCCCAGAAGCGCGGGATGGAACTGTTCTTCGATCAGGCGGATTGTTTTCACTGTCACACCGGGAGCAACTTCACCGATGAACTTCCGCACAACACTGCCCTGAATGTCTTTGATGAAGACCAGGGTCTGGCCCGTCTCACCCTGAAAGACGAGGACATTGGTAAATTCAAGACACCCACCCTGCGCAACATCGCCCTGACTGCCCCCTACATGCACGATGGCAGCAAGGCCACGCTCAGGGAGGCGGTGGAGCATTACAACAAGGGTGGAGAGAGCAACCTGAACGCCGATCCCCTGATGCGTCCACTGGGCCTGACCGACGACCAGATCGATGATCTGGTGGCCTTCATGGAAAGCCTCACCGATGAGGACTTTGTCAGGAACCCCGAATTCAGGGAGGCGAAGTGA
- a CDS encoding MbnP family protein, which yields MKQLISLLLLGCTAHAAPLSLQLTLNVGKEPLEFTKTYQNAAGNEYTFDQVKFYLSEVALVKADGSELPLDGLRLLDFNRSTGTQNIEIFRAEVPADTYKGLRFSIGVPRALNHTDPTLQDAPLGVDSGMAWAWNPGYVFFKLEGKFLKGGAQQPFSLHLGTDPYKLQYNLADVQMQKIQLNVPEAGSVVKLKLDVSQVFKAGLNGEQYDFSQARYQMVHSGPVFGAAYLNLLGAITLE from the coding sequence ATGAAGCAACTCATTTCCCTGCTGCTGCTGGGCTGCACCGCCCACGCTGCACCCCTGAGCCTCCAATTGACCCTGAATGTGGGCAAAGAGCCCCTGGAATTCACAAAAACCTACCAGAATGCTGCTGGCAACGAATACACCTTCGATCAGGTGAAGTTCTACCTGAGTGAGGTCGCCCTGGTGAAAGCCGACGGCTCAGAACTCCCTCTGGACGGTCTGCGCCTGCTGGATTTCAACCGCTCAACCGGCACCCAGAACATCGAGATCTTCAGGGCAGAGGTTCCTGCAGACACTTACAAGGGCCTGAGGTTCAGCATTGGTGTCCCGAGAGCCCTGAACCACACCGACCCGACCCTGCAAGACGCTCCTCTGGGTGTGGATTCGGGAATGGCGTGGGCCTGGAACCCGGGTTATGTCTTCTTCAAGCTGGAAGGGAAATTCCTCAAAGGGGGAGCCCAGCAACCCTTCTCCCTGCACCTCGGGACCGATCCCTACAAACTGCAGTACAACCTTGCCGATGTGCAAATGCAAAAAATCCAGTTGAACGTGCCTGAAGCAGGCAGTGTGGTGAAGCTGAAACTGGATGTCTCACAGGTTTTTAAGGCAGGATTGAACGGCGAGCAGTATGATTTCAGTCAGGCCAGGTACCAGATGGTGCACAGCGGCCCGGTGTTTGGTGCGGCCTACCTGAACCTGCTTGGTGCCATCACCCTGGAGTGA
- a CDS encoding GlxA family transcriptional regulator yields the protein MSGPNPQPRRILFLLLSKVNLLDLGGPAQVFETARFYGAPYQISFHAFETQIISAQGLPLGPLSRPPTPEKDDLVILPGPELSAPAAGQPLFSAETLRWLQQAHAAGAQLASVCTGAAILGEAGLLDGRHCTTHWSLIEHMRHRYPLAKVQDGVLFAQDGNITTSAGIASGMDMSLALIEQEHGPLFTARVARYLVLYMRRGGSHSQQSIYLDYRTHLHSGVHQVQDHLAQQPGRKTTLPELATMVRLSPRGLSKAFKQHTGLTPLEYQQKLRLELAKQLMHNPQLTLESIAQRCGFEDARHFRRIWKEHFGTSPSLSRMQFQQ from the coding sequence ATGTCAGGACCGAACCCACAACCCCGCAGAATCCTTTTTCTGCTCCTCAGCAAGGTCAACCTGCTGGATCTGGGCGGACCGGCACAGGTCTTTGAGACCGCCAGGTTCTATGGAGCCCCCTACCAGATCTCGTTTCATGCTTTTGAAACCCAGATCATCAGTGCACAGGGCTTGCCCCTGGGACCCCTCAGCCGACCTCCCACGCCTGAAAAAGACGATCTGGTGATCCTCCCAGGCCCAGAACTGTCTGCTCCTGCTGCTGGACAGCCCTTGTTCAGTGCTGAAACACTGCGCTGGCTGCAACAGGCACATGCGGCAGGAGCACAACTGGCCTCGGTGTGCACTGGAGCGGCCATTCTTGGCGAGGCCGGGCTGCTTGATGGCCGTCACTGTACCACCCACTGGTCCCTGATTGAGCACATGCGGCACAGGTACCCTCTGGCAAAGGTGCAAGACGGTGTGCTTTTCGCGCAGGACGGGAACATCACCACCAGTGCAGGCATTGCTTCTGGCATGGACATGTCGCTCGCCCTGATTGAACAGGAGCATGGTCCCCTCTTCACGGCGCGGGTGGCCCGTTACCTGGTGCTGTACATGCGCCGGGGTGGGAGCCACAGCCAGCAGAGCATCTACCTGGATTACCGCACCCACCTGCACTCGGGGGTGCATCAGGTGCAGGACCACCTGGCCCAGCAACCGGGCCGCAAGACCACCCTCCCGGAACTGGCGACAATGGTCAGGCTCAGTCCCAGAGGGCTCAGCAAAGCCTTCAAGCAGCACACCGGACTCACCCCACTGGAGTACCAGCAAAAATTGCGTCTGGAACTGGCAAAACAACTGATGCACAATCCTCAGTTGACCCTGGAGAGCATCGCCCAGCGGTGTGGTTTTGAAGACGCCCGTCACTTTCGCCGCATCTGGAAAGAACACTTCGGAACTTCACCCTCACTGAGCAGAATGCAATTCCAGCAATAA
- a CDS encoding DJ-1/PfpI family protein has translation MKPIFRVSLCLLAAVLLPFSVGQYQSMKAHQMLFSEAPQQQVNLTPAPPLDPDKPTVVVILGDDVSEVSDVLGPYQVFAASGKYNVVTAAPERRPVALTGGLDLLPHYALSELDQKLHHPPAVVVVPNIPFIRDQENAPLVSWLKKQGKHPDTVIMSICSGADTLALTGLLDGKKATGHWSDRSRLEKQFPQVHWTWDARYVDAGQQVTSAGVLSGIDASLHVLKRLAGPETAHQTAQKMNYAQSTHLTNPQMQPFDIALSDSIFLLNASYLWDRKTYQLPLKKGMDEIELAALVDTFPATFSAELLTTAPVKGPIQSRYGLDLLPRATSEQSELEVLKLTGTGFPFDDTLSQLALTQNVPTAVFGAKRLEYRAGTQHFEGRGWWTPAVYRPLYLALLGVVLVLVVEWGMRMLRKRKVSF, from the coding sequence ATGAAACCGATCTTCAGGGTCAGCCTGTGTCTGCTGGCCGCCGTCCTGCTGCCATTTTCTGTCGGGCAGTACCAGTCCATGAAAGCCCACCAGATGCTGTTTTCCGAAGCCCCCCAGCAGCAGGTCAACCTCACCCCTGCACCCCCACTTGACCCCGACAAACCCACCGTGGTGGTGATTCTGGGAGATGATGTCTCAGAAGTTTCGGACGTGCTGGGACCCTATCAGGTCTTTGCGGCATCTGGAAAATACAACGTGGTCACTGCGGCCCCCGAGCGCAGACCTGTGGCCCTGACGGGAGGCCTGGACCTGCTGCCCCATTACGCCCTGTCGGAACTGGACCAGAAACTGCACCATCCTCCTGCTGTGGTGGTGGTACCCAACATTCCCTTCATCCGGGATCAGGAGAATGCCCCTCTGGTCTCCTGGCTGAAAAAACAGGGAAAACACCCGGACACAGTGATCATGAGCATCTGCTCCGGGGCAGACACCCTGGCCCTGACAGGGCTGCTGGACGGCAAGAAAGCCACAGGCCACTGGAGTGACAGGAGCAGGCTGGAAAAACAGTTCCCGCAGGTGCACTGGACCTGGGATGCCAGATACGTGGATGCAGGACAGCAGGTAACTTCAGCGGGGGTGCTCTCAGGGATTGATGCCAGCCTGCATGTTCTCAAGCGCCTCGCTGGACCAGAAACCGCCCACCAGACAGCCCAGAAGATGAATTACGCTCAGAGCACCCACCTGACCAACCCCCAGATGCAGCCCTTTGACATTGCCCTTTCGGACAGCATCTTCCTGCTGAATGCCTCTTACCTCTGGGACCGCAAAACCTACCAGTTGCCCCTCAAAAAAGGCATGGACGAAATCGAACTGGCCGCCCTGGTGGACACCTTTCCAGCCACCTTCAGTGCAGAGCTGTTGACCACCGCTCCGGTCAAAGGACCCATCCAGAGCCGTTATGGTCTGGATCTGCTTCCCAGAGCCACATCAGAGCAGTCTGAACTTGAAGTCCTCAAGCTCACAGGAACAGGCTTCCCTTTTGATGACACCCTCAGCCAGCTTGCCCTCACACAGAATGTGCCCACAGCTGTGTTCGGGGCTAAGCGTCTGGAATACCGTGCAGGAACCCAGCACTTCGAAGGCAGAGGATGGTGGACGCCAGCCGTGTACAGACCCCTCTATCTGGCCTTGCTGGGTGTGGTGCTGGTGTTGGTGGTGGAATGGGGGATGCGAATGTTGAGAAAACGAAAAGTTTCCTTCTAA
- a CDS encoding DEAD/DEAH box helicase, with translation MAPPDFTWEELQAAFPVATWSRAQTLVRGEAVEFTRWVEDREHLVSEVRSSTDREMYTQDILLRRQKHALLIDGECSCPVGYNCKHVVAALMVWFQEKHSEESLFEPDAAPVHSSFSFQDEKQVGMIRFIWEQKKELKEPYLSQLSALYLRSPVAVVAAMGEKVWKEVEPLLKVSGAGPKKDTDLLPPSFQLPNELRLWLEESTEEPRASSHTLLFGLEVVRNRRKQQTFKIRTFVARKGKQGLKDIKPYQPGSSFAQYVVADLPLILVLGQIQDWEGLRDLALTGHILTSLLETGRLYLQDQWDTPIRAGAPREGLPVWKTAADGKQHPVLQVNPQASVVLPLSKPWYLDYGTLELGPVDADLPEKDLQRFLSIPPVRMEHSSAFAELLEERFGSRFPVPKVLPSQTIEAVMVPRLTLCSDNLNLGSYGMGQRMHTVQLDWTYQGYMVTEPELPAIQQVHGGVIVTLPRDPLAEQESVQQLRKMGLEDAEKVYKTRLPERMKNRWGFRLQKQKGAAEEQVWMDFISVQVPMLKQQGWDIRFDPGFDFRLAEVGGWFADLEEGSDWFGLELGVMVGEKRISVLPLLMSLIRSMPAHVLTEQLNSLDNDAMLYPRLDNGTLLPLPISRVRSLLGTLVELYSQEGLPQGKVRLPLLDAARLADLEKDLSPEWSGGTRARELGQKLRDFAGLQVAPLPAGLQAQLRPYQHEGLNWLQFLREYGLNGILADDMGLGKTLQTLTHLLLEKEQGRLKSPALIVAPTSLMHNWASEAHRFTPDLKVLVLQGTGRKQDFGRISEHDLVLTTYPLISRDFEVLSQHTFHSIILDEAQNIKNAKSATSKAIGLLRSQHRLCLTGTPLENHLGELWSLFHFLMPGFLGDERQFAHLYRNPIEKNADVNRRAALAKRIRPFILRRTKEQVAKELPEKTEMVVRLDLEGAQRDLYETLRISVQKRVQEEIASRGLARSHIAILDALLKLRQVCCDPRLLSLDAAKKVRHSIKLDWFKETLPSMIEEGRRVLVFSQFATLLGLLEETLKDLKIPYSKITGDTVDRKTQIEQFQSGQTHMFLISLKAGGVGLNLTAADTVIHYDPWWNPAAENQATDRAYRIGQDKPVFVYKLITAGTLEEKILDLQARKAALAQGILEGGLGEGQTLTLEDVQALFGS, from the coding sequence ATGGCTCCACCTGATTTCACCTGGGAGGAACTGCAGGCAGCTTTTCCTGTGGCAACCTGGTCCCGTGCCCAGACGCTGGTGCGGGGCGAGGCTGTGGAATTCACCCGCTGGGTGGAAGACAGAGAGCATCTGGTCAGTGAGGTGCGCAGCTCAACAGACCGTGAAATGTACACCCAGGACATCCTGCTGCGCCGCCAGAAGCACGCCCTGCTGATCGATGGGGAGTGTTCCTGCCCGGTGGGCTACAACTGCAAGCACGTGGTCGCTGCCCTGATGGTGTGGTTTCAGGAGAAGCACTCGGAAGAATCGCTGTTCGAACCGGATGCTGCTCCTGTGCACAGCTCTTTCTCTTTCCAGGACGAGAAGCAGGTGGGCATGATCCGCTTCATCTGGGAGCAGAAAAAAGAACTGAAAGAGCCTTACCTGTCGCAGCTCAGTGCACTGTACCTGCGGTCTCCGGTGGCCGTGGTGGCCGCGATGGGTGAGAAGGTCTGGAAGGAGGTGGAGCCTCTGCTGAAAGTTTCTGGAGCAGGACCGAAGAAAGACACCGACCTGTTGCCCCCTTCCTTTCAGTTGCCCAATGAACTGCGCCTGTGGCTTGAAGAGAGCACAGAGGAACCCCGTGCTTCCAGCCACACGCTGCTCTTCGGTCTGGAGGTGGTGCGCAACCGCCGGAAGCAGCAGACCTTCAAAATCCGCACGTTCGTGGCCCGCAAAGGCAAACAGGGCCTCAAGGACATCAAGCCCTACCAGCCCGGAAGTTCTTTTGCACAATACGTGGTGGCAGACCTGCCCCTGATTCTGGTGCTCGGGCAGATCCAGGACTGGGAAGGCCTCCGGGATCTGGCCCTCACAGGGCACATCCTGACCAGTCTGCTGGAAACGGGCAGGCTTTACCTGCAGGACCAGTGGGACACACCGATCCGGGCAGGTGCGCCCAGGGAAGGCCTGCCAGTCTGGAAAACAGCTGCGGATGGAAAGCAGCATCCGGTGTTGCAGGTGAACCCGCAGGCCAGTGTGGTGCTTCCCCTCTCGAAGCCCTGGTACCTGGATTATGGGACGCTGGAACTTGGACCGGTGGATGCAGACCTGCCCGAAAAAGACTTGCAACGCTTCCTCAGCATTCCTCCGGTGCGCATGGAGCACAGCTCTGCTTTTGCAGAATTGCTGGAAGAGCGCTTTGGAAGCCGTTTTCCTGTGCCAAAAGTGCTTCCCTCGCAGACCATTGAGGCGGTGATGGTGCCCAGATTGACCCTCTGCTCGGACAACCTGAACCTCGGGTCTTACGGCATGGGTCAGCGGATGCACACCGTGCAACTCGACTGGACCTATCAGGGGTACATGGTCACGGAACCCGAGCTTCCGGCCATCCAGCAGGTGCATGGTGGCGTGATTGTCACGCTCCCCAGAGACCCACTGGCCGAGCAGGAGAGCGTGCAGCAGCTCAGAAAAATGGGTCTGGAAGACGCCGAGAAAGTCTACAAAACCCGTCTTCCCGAGCGAATGAAAAACCGCTGGGGTTTTCGCCTCCAGAAGCAAAAAGGTGCTGCAGAAGAGCAGGTCTGGATGGATTTCATCTCGGTGCAGGTTCCCATGCTCAAACAGCAGGGCTGGGACATCCGCTTTGATCCCGGTTTTGATTTCAGGCTGGCCGAGGTGGGCGGCTGGTTTGCAGATCTGGAAGAGGGAAGCGACTGGTTCGGGCTGGAACTCGGGGTGATGGTGGGGGAAAAGCGCATCAGTGTGCTTCCCCTCCTGATGTCCCTGATCCGCTCCATGCCTGCCCACGTGCTGACCGAACAGCTCAATTCCCTGGACAATGATGCCATGCTCTATCCCAGGCTGGACAATGGAACCCTGCTGCCCCTGCCCATTTCAAGGGTGCGCTCCCTGCTGGGCACCCTGGTGGAACTGTACAGCCAGGAAGGACTCCCCCAGGGCAAAGTGCGTTTGCCTCTGCTGGACGCAGCCCGGCTTGCAGATCTCGAAAAGGACCTCAGTCCTGAGTGGTCTGGTGGCACAAGGGCACGGGAACTGGGCCAGAAACTCAGGGATTTTGCAGGTCTGCAGGTGGCCCCACTTCCTGCTGGACTTCAGGCTCAGCTGAGGCCCTACCAGCATGAAGGTCTCAACTGGTTGCAGTTCCTGCGGGAATACGGTCTGAACGGCATTCTGGCCGATGACATGGGCCTTGGGAAAACCCTGCAGACCCTGACGCACCTGCTGCTGGAAAAAGAGCAGGGCCGCCTGAAAAGCCCAGCCCTGATTGTTGCCCCCACCTCACTGATGCACAACTGGGCCTCGGAAGCCCACAGGTTCACCCCGGACCTGAAAGTGCTGGTGTTGCAGGGAACGGGCCGCAAGCAGGACTTTGGACGCATTTCAGAGCATGACCTGGTCCTCACCACGTATCCTCTGATCTCCAGAGACTTCGAGGTGCTCTCGCAGCACACCTTCCACAGCATCATTCTGGATGAGGCCCAGAACATCAAGAACGCAAAAAGTGCCACCAGCAAGGCCATAGGGCTGCTCAGGAGCCAGCACCGCCTGTGCCTGACGGGAACCCCCCTGGAAAACCACCTCGGGGAGCTCTGGTCCCTGTTTCACTTCCTGATGCCTGGCTTTCTGGGAGATGAGCGGCAATTCGCCCACCTGTACCGCAACCCCATTGAGAAGAATGCAGATGTGAACCGCAGGGCAGCCCTGGCAAAACGCATCCGCCCTTTCATCCTGCGGCGCACCAAAGAACAGGTGGCAAAAGAACTCCCCGAGAAAACCGAAATGGTGGTCCGTCTGGACCTCGAAGGGGCACAGCGTGACCTGTACGAAACCCTGCGCATCTCCGTGCAGAAGCGGGTGCAGGAGGAGATCGCCAGCAGGGGTCTGGCCAGAAGCCACATTGCCATTCTGGACGCCCTGCTGAAACTCCGGCAGGTGTGCTGTGACCCCAGGCTGCTGTCTCTGGACGCTGCAAAAAAGGTGCGGCATTCGATCAAACTCGACTGGTTCAAGGAAACACTGCCCAGCATGATCGAGGAAGGCCGTCGGGTGCTGGTGTTCTCGCAATTTGCCACCCTGCTTGGGCTGCTCGAAGAAACCCTGAAGGACCTGAAAATCCCGTACTCCAAAATCACCGGGGACACCGTGGACCGCAAAACCCAGATCGAGCAATTCCAGTCGGGCCAGACCCATATGTTCCTGATCAGCCTGAAAGCAGGGGGAGTGGGTCTGAACCTGACCGCAGCAGACACGGTGATCCATTATGACCCCTGGTGGAACCCTGCCGCCGAAAACCAGGCCACGGACCGTGCCTACCGCATCGGGCAGGACAAACCCGTTTTTGTGTACAAACTCATCACTGCAGGCACACTTGAAGAGAAAATTCTGGATCTGCAGGCCAGAAAGGCCGCACTGGCACAGGGCATCCTGGAAGGTGGGCTTGGGGAGGGGCAGACCCTGACGCTGGAGGATGTGCAGGCATTGTTCGGGTCTTAA
- a CDS encoding DUF4384 domain-containing protein, with translation MKKMLLLFSLLTASGALTANAAPMVNSQGVIVNPYQTNLQAQLWLDRDGSMPEYATGETIRFFAQLNDDAYVYLFNVDSYGRVDLILPNRFSAGEQFVRGGYQVSFPDQNDGFEFEVAPPRGLNQVILLASKTPLDFDRVADFRFGNTYRTAFADSENEFVDKMSIVLGDVWDEDWVTDTVFYNAY, from the coding sequence ATGAAAAAGATGCTTCTTCTCTTTTCCCTGCTGACCGCATCCGGTGCACTGACTGCAAATGCAGCCCCGATGGTCAACTCTCAGGGTGTGATTGTCAACCCATACCAGACGAACCTGCAGGCACAGCTCTGGCTGGACCGTGATGGCAGCATGCCCGAATACGCCACGGGTGAAACCATCCGTTTCTTTGCCCAGTTGAACGATGACGCCTATGTGTACCTGTTCAATGTGGATTCCTACGGGCGCGTGGACCTGATCCTGCCCAACCGTTTTTCTGCCGGAGAGCAATTTGTTCGCGGTGGGTACCAGGTGTCTTTCCCTGACCAGAACGATGGTTTTGAGTTTGAAGTGGCCCCTCCCAGAGGCCTGAATCAGGTGATTTTGCTGGCCAGCAAGACCCCTCTGGATTTTGATCGGGTGGCGGATTTCCGTTTTGGCAACACGTACCGCACCGCTTTTGCGGATTCTGAGAATGAGTTTGTGGACAAGATGTCCATTGTGCTGGGTGACGTGTGGGATGAAGACTGGGTCACGGACACTGTGTTCTACAACGCCTACTGA